In Isosphaera pallida ATCC 43644, the sequence CCGCGCGTGTCAATCCAGAATCCAAGGCAACCGGCTCAACGCCTCGCTAACCGGCCGCGACGTCCCGACGCTTCTTGAGTACAATGCAACGGGTCGCGTTCCGGCGGGGCACCACCCCTCGCCGCCTGTATTCCTCCATGTGAAAGGAAGCCGCGATGCTCGGCGTCCATCTGGGACTCGTCCCTTACCTTCAGAGGGTCTGCCAAGAGCTCGGCCGCCTTGAGCCCCAACCCGTTTACGATCTTTGTGATCATCTTGAACGGGCGTATCAAAGCCGCGCGATGATCTTTGTCATCGGCAACGGAGGCTCGGGAGCCAACGCCTCGCACCTTTGCGAGGACTTAAATAAATGCACGCTCAGGGATTTTGAGAACCAATCACGACTGCGGGTCTTGAGCTTGACGGACAACACGCCCGGGATCACCGCGTGGGCCAACGACGAGGGATACGACCGGATTTTCGTGGAGCAGCTCAAAACCTACGCATCGCCGGGGGACGTGCTGATTGCCATTTCCGGGTCGGGCAACAGTCCGAACATTCTCAAGGCCGTTGAGTGGGCCAACGCCAACGGTCTGACGACCTTTGGAATGACCGGCTTTTCGGGCGGAAAGCTTAAGACAATGGCTCATAAAACGATTCATGTGGCGATTGACGACATGGGGATCGCAGAATCCATTCATCAGGTGGTGTTTCATTGGGTTGTGGACGACATCTATCGCCGCATTTCCGGCCCGATCGCCCAAGCCTCGGCGAACTCAACCGACTGAC encodes:
- a CDS encoding SIS domain-containing protein — protein: MLGVHLGLVPYLQRVCQELGRLEPQPVYDLCDHLERAYQSRAMIFVIGNGGSGANASHLCEDLNKCTLRDFENQSRLRVLSLTDNTPGITAWANDEGYDRIFVEQLKTYASPGDVLIAISGSGNSPNILKAVEWANANGLTTFGMTGFSGGKLKTMAHKTIHVAIDDMGIAESIHQVVFHWVVDDIYRRISGPIAQASANSTD